A genomic window from Halorubrum trapanicum includes:
- the trmB gene encoding HTH-type sugar sensing transcriptional regulator TrmB, with protein MTDDLRDTLDRVGDRFNLGEYEIDAYLAVLEHGELTASDIADRTDIPQPRVYDTVRSLSDRGLVELRESRPMKIVAVDPDEAFGDLRSSFAEMVDELEARYTAPTRETEAVSLVKSRSTILRYLEEVIANAEYELALSLTPGLLRRFRDELAAKVAEGVSVELLVTPASNAPDPAEFDYLEVATIARARRGITTPVLAVGDGEYSVYATQDALRDDRERYGVIFNRSALGFLVSGFFGTVLWTTAETLAADGEERPFPRRYASIRRAVKDVREFDGEEFYATVEGRDIETGEEVTVRGKVVDVAFVDTEEVASLVVEAEDGRVEIGGRVAALEDVEGQEIVIGRDEPPAL; from the coding sequence ATGACAGACGATCTCCGGGACACCCTCGACCGCGTCGGGGACCGATTCAACCTCGGCGAGTACGAGATCGACGCGTACCTCGCGGTGTTGGAACACGGGGAACTGACGGCGAGCGACATCGCCGACCGGACCGACATCCCGCAGCCGCGGGTGTACGACACCGTCCGGAGCCTCTCCGACCGCGGGCTCGTCGAACTCCGCGAGTCGCGGCCGATGAAGATCGTCGCGGTCGATCCGGACGAGGCGTTCGGCGACCTCCGCTCGTCGTTCGCGGAGATGGTCGACGAGCTGGAGGCGCGCTACACCGCGCCGACCCGCGAGACCGAGGCGGTGTCGCTCGTGAAGTCGCGCTCGACGATCCTCCGGTACCTCGAAGAGGTGATCGCGAACGCGGAGTACGAGCTCGCCCTGTCGCTCACGCCCGGGCTCCTCCGCCGCTTCCGCGACGAGCTCGCCGCGAAGGTCGCCGAGGGGGTCAGCGTCGAGCTGCTCGTCACGCCCGCGTCGAACGCGCCCGACCCGGCGGAGTTCGACTACTTGGAGGTCGCGACCATCGCCCGCGCGCGACGCGGGATCACCACGCCGGTCCTCGCGGTCGGCGACGGCGAGTACTCCGTGTACGCCACGCAGGACGCGCTGCGCGACGACCGCGAGCGCTACGGCGTCATCTTCAACCGCTCCGCGCTCGGCTTCCTCGTCTCCGGCTTCTTCGGGACCGTCCTGTGGACGACCGCGGAGACGCTCGCCGCCGACGGGGAGGAACGGCCCTTCCCGCGCCGCTACGCCTCGATCCGCCGCGCCGTGAAGGACGTCCGCGAGTTCGACGGCGAGGAGTTCTACGCGACCGTCGAGGGGCGCGACATCGAGACCGGCGAGGAGGTGACGGTCCGCGGCAAGGTCGTCGACGTCGCGTTCGTCGACACCGAGGAGGTGGCGTCGCTGGTCGTGGAGGCCGAGGACGGCCGCGTCGAGATCGGCGGCCGCGTCGCCGCCTTGGAGGACGTCGAGGGCCAGGAGATCGTCATCGGCCGCGACGAGCCGCCCGCGCTTTGA
- a CDS encoding universal stress protein, which produces MTLVVVPVRFPPSSHSAATLREAARIAEERDADLTILHVDLYQRSGGVSRSDLKRAVEERIGRIDRARYVVRRGFLVEETILEEIVAEGADVVVIGSKQAGRWRRMVQKLLSDPDIDSFLRGELDCAVITVDADGETTTNEVDDDAAPPPEDDD; this is translated from the coding sequence ATGACGCTCGTCGTGGTTCCGGTCCGATTCCCTCCCTCGTCGCACTCGGCGGCGACGCTTCGAGAGGCGGCTCGCATCGCCGAGGAGCGCGACGCCGACCTCACGATCCTCCACGTCGACTTATACCAGCGCTCGGGGGGCGTCTCGCGCAGCGACCTCAAGCGCGCCGTCGAAGAGCGGATCGGCCGGATCGACCGCGCGCGCTACGTCGTCCGCCGCGGCTTCCTCGTCGAGGAGACGATCCTCGAAGAGATCGTCGCCGAGGGCGCCGACGTCGTCGTCATCGGCTCGAAGCAGGCCGGGCGGTGGCGGCGGATGGTCCAGAAGCTGCTCTCCGACCCCGACATCGACTCGTTCCTCCGCGGCGAGCTCGACTGCGCCGTGATCACCGTCGACGCCGACGGCGAGACCACGACGAACGAGGTCGACGACGACGCCGCGCCCCCTCCGGAGGACGACGACTGA
- a CDS encoding DJ-1/PfpI family protein, with protein MNVDILLYDGFDELDGIGPYEVFDYALGYAAEEGDAGDDAPEGSGRAGRVRYVTLDEREAVTASHGTRVGVDGRLPEPEADDAPDLLVVPGGGWSARDEEASAWAEARKGDVPRALAAHHEAGTRIASVCTGSMLLAEAGVTDGRRAVTHASAIDELRESGAEVVDARVVDDGDLLSAGGVTSGIDLALYVVEREFGEAVAERVATVIEYERRYAVAE; from the coding sequence GTGAACGTCGATATTTTGCTGTACGACGGGTTCGACGAGCTCGACGGGATCGGCCCCTACGAGGTGTTCGACTACGCGCTCGGCTACGCCGCAGAGGAGGGAGACGCGGGGGACGACGCCCCCGAGGGGTCCGGCCGCGCCGGGCGCGTCCGCTACGTCACGCTCGACGAACGCGAGGCGGTGACCGCGAGCCACGGGACCCGCGTCGGGGTGGACGGGAGGCTCCCCGAGCCGGAGGCCGACGACGCGCCCGACCTGCTGGTCGTGCCCGGGGGCGGGTGGAGCGCGCGCGACGAGGAGGCGAGCGCGTGGGCGGAGGCGCGGAAGGGCGACGTGCCGCGCGCGCTCGCGGCGCACCACGAGGCCGGCACGCGGATCGCCTCGGTGTGTACCGGGTCGATGCTGCTCGCGGAGGCGGGCGTCACCGACGGGCGGCGGGCCGTCACGCACGCCTCGGCGATCGACGAGCTCCGCGAGTCCGGGGCGGAAGTCGTGGACGCGCGCGTCGTCGACGACGGCGACCTGCTCTCCGCCGGCGGTGTCACCTCCGGGATCGACCTGGCGCTGTACGTCGTCGAGCGCGAGTTCGGCGAGGCGGTCGCCGAGCGCGTGGCGACCGTCATCGAGTACGAGCGACGGTACGCGGTCGCGGAGTAG
- a CDS encoding helix-turn-helix domain-containing protein, with product MSDTRARIRRHVRDTPGVHFNRIGRDLDIATGQAQYHLRRLVRDGELAVERIGGRAHYFDPTVDAWDRRTLAFLRRETAREIVVRLHADGPTRPAALADDLDLAKSTVSWHVSTLADHGIVEKSPDRPMTVALARPDRTATLLDEVSPSLPDRLVDRFARTVDSLFDAEG from the coding sequence ATGTCGGACACCAGAGCCCGGATCCGACGCCACGTCCGCGACACCCCCGGCGTCCACTTCAACCGGATTGGCCGCGACCTCGATATCGCGACCGGGCAGGCACAGTACCACCTCCGCCGGCTGGTTCGGGACGGCGAACTCGCGGTCGAGCGGATCGGCGGCCGCGCGCACTACTTCGACCCGACGGTCGACGCGTGGGACCGGCGAACGCTCGCGTTCCTCCGACGGGAGACGGCCCGCGAGATCGTCGTCCGGCTCCACGCCGACGGCCCGACCCGGCCGGCGGCGCTCGCGGACGACCTCGACCTCGCGAAGAGCACGGTGTCGTGGCACGTCTCGACGCTCGCCGACCACGGGATCGTCGAGAAGTCGCCTGACCGGCCGATGACCGTCGCGCTGGCCCGCCCGGATCGGACGGCGACGCTGCTCGACGAGGTGTCCCCGTCCCTGCCCGACCGGCTCGTCGACCGCTTCGCTCGCACCGTCGACTCCCTCTTCGACGCCGAGGGGTGA
- a CDS encoding ABC transporter permease subunit, whose translation MSTPFDGVWTVFRRELVTVRRTPGYAVLAAGLLAVLGGLVAVGGGGATGFVPAVVDLLLPTEVLVPLLAVVLGYRALFADVASGELDVIRTYPVSAAGYVLGVLLARTAALVALVGGPFALVGAYVWLTAAPDTGIFATHSGVDSPVLFVRFVALVVPFGAAYLSLSAAVSTVATSRRSAVALALLALLGGVLGGDLAVLGSLSAGASPSGIGGALALSPNGAFRGLVFEHVIGVAFAPEGGFVDTGRAVASLLGWTAAGAVAAVVSVAFGPRVDVAVEGLRARFRQ comes from the coding sequence ATGAGTACCCCGTTCGACGGCGTCTGGACCGTCTTTCGCCGGGAGCTCGTCACGGTGCGACGGACGCCCGGCTACGCCGTCCTCGCGGCCGGGCTGCTCGCCGTCCTCGGCGGGCTGGTCGCGGTCGGCGGCGGGGGCGCGACCGGGTTCGTGCCGGCCGTCGTCGACCTGCTGTTGCCGACGGAGGTCCTGGTGCCGCTGCTCGCTGTCGTACTCGGCTACCGCGCGCTGTTCGCCGACGTCGCGAGCGGCGAGCTCGACGTGATCCGGACGTACCCGGTGAGCGCGGCCGGGTACGTCCTCGGCGTGCTGCTCGCGCGGACGGCCGCGCTCGTCGCGCTCGTCGGCGGGCCGTTCGCGCTCGTCGGCGCGTACGTGTGGCTCACCGCCGCGCCGGACACGGGGATCTTCGCGACGCACTCCGGCGTCGACTCGCCGGTCCTCTTCGTCCGCTTCGTCGCGCTCGTCGTCCCGTTCGGCGCGGCGTATCTCTCGCTGTCGGCCGCGGTGTCGACGGTCGCGACGAGCCGGCGGAGCGCGGTCGCGCTCGCGCTCCTCGCGCTGCTCGGCGGCGTCCTCGGCGGCGACCTCGCGGTGCTCGGGTCGCTGTCCGCCGGGGCGTCGCCGAGCGGGATCGGGGGAGCGCTCGCGCTCTCTCCCAACGGGGCGTTCAGGGGGCTCGTCTTCGAACACGTGATCGGCGTCGCCTTCGCGCCGGAGGGCGGGTTCGTCGACACCGGCCGCGCGGTCGCCTCGCTCCTCGGCTGGACCGCGGCCGGAGCCGTCGCGGCCGTCGTGAGCGTCGCGTTCGGTCCGCGCGTCGACGTCGCGGTCGAGGGGCTCCGCGCGAGGTTCCGTCAGTAG
- a CDS encoding ABC transporter ATP-binding protein: MSERALAAVDGVTRTYGGVPVLEGVSLSLEAGVTAVVGPNGSGKSTLLGVLAGAVEPTDGTVRYPGGGPRSGSEKRVGYLPQRVPFRDGFTARETLGFYAALCGGDPDAALADVGLADAAGKRVEDLSGGMRRLLGIAQATLGDPDIVVLDEPTSGLDPEMRERAFRAAARAGDDAAVVVSSHDLDLVDAHADAVVVLRRGRVATSGPRDRLLDGHGVDDVGELYRAVAGGVPAPAAADEAEGGRSGGGERDRERGEATNDRDGEGSVHVPGVSDR; this comes from the coding sequence ATGAGCGAGCGCGCGCTCGCCGCGGTCGACGGCGTCACGCGCACGTACGGCGGCGTCCCGGTCCTCGAAGGCGTCTCGCTGTCGCTCGAGGCTGGAGTCACGGCCGTCGTCGGTCCCAACGGCTCAGGCAAGTCCACGCTCCTCGGCGTGCTCGCGGGTGCGGTCGAGCCCACCGACGGGACCGTTCGGTACCCCGGCGGCGGCCCGCGTTCCGGGTCCGAGAAGCGCGTCGGTTACCTCCCGCAGCGGGTGCCGTTCAGGGACGGGTTCACCGCCCGGGAGACGCTCGGGTTCTACGCGGCCCTCTGCGGCGGCGACCCGGACGCGGCGCTCGCGGACGTCGGGCTCGCCGACGCGGCGGGAAAGCGCGTGGAGGATCTCTCGGGCGGGATGCGACGGCTACTCGGGATCGCGCAGGCGACGCTCGGCGACCCGGATATCGTCGTCCTCGACGAGCCGACGAGCGGGCTCGACCCCGAGATGCGGGAGCGGGCCTTCCGGGCGGCGGCCCGCGCGGGCGACGACGCCGCCGTCGTCGTCAGTTCGCACGACCTCGACCTCGTCGACGCCCACGCCGACGCCGTCGTCGTCCTCCGCCGCGGTCGCGTCGCCACGTCAGGGCCCCGCGACCGCCTCCTCGACGGACACGGAGTCGACGACGTCGGCGAGCTGTACCGCGCGGTCGCGGGCGGCGTCCCCGCACCGGCCGCCGCGGACGAGGCGGAGGGCGGGCGGTCCGGCGGCGGGGAGCGAGACCGGGAGCGCGGCGAGGCGACGAACGACCGGGACGGAGAGGGTTCCGTCCACGTTCCGGGGGTGTCAGACCGATGA
- a CDS encoding NosD domain-containing protein, which produces MAVFDPDSSRSRRLRVALVALVALAAVGTAGAFAADPSESVPEPVRFEDAVELGLSSETDALMAGDATLPRVQVFYSQLQYVVGYNGVASFVDSQRDGRTERQFGYPLVAYVETFDHRDPGTTESGLFSASGAGGWTPVGKARYVVGSDAEGPSGEVVVPFRDREAAAAFADDHGGSVVGWEAVRSRSFDVDTAAVVRSLAPERWLTADERFAAAERRADRPVSVVVGEDAPTIDAAVAAAPPNTTVRVPPGTYEETVTVNRSVTIAGAGSGRDGAGANRAPGNETETTRVVGNGTGSVVTVRAPDVALTGLRIAGTGNRTRDPEAARESSDPEGEAWDTNIQLGYGHGDAGIKAVGAPGLVVDDVAVDTNASGLLLREGSHATVSELVVNGTEEWQAGFMGITGMESRVTVDDSRFEGGRDGIYLHRADGSIVRNSTFVDNRYGIHLMYTGDALVADNAFRNELFAGITVMTRPAGNAIVGNDVHNSSAGIQASGTRTYLGYNTLVGNELGFSTSARGSLYEHNVVVGNELGARATTVVPSSRVVANDFVGNADHAAAGAGALRVWADGDRGNYWEGANVGPLAAGDRAYRPTSPVDGALHRHPSAVAVRESPAARLLDRLRGTVPGARSGSIIDPVPAAAPYHPDRIDAVTGANAGAGPVRTDWRSALAPGGNASVTPSVRSTATAEGAE; this is translated from the coding sequence GTGGCAGTTTTCGACCCCGACTCGTCCCGGTCGCGTCGCCTCCGCGTCGCGCTCGTCGCGCTCGTCGCGCTCGCGGCCGTCGGGACCGCGGGCGCGTTCGCCGCCGACCCGAGCGAGTCGGTCCCCGAGCCGGTTCGGTTCGAGGACGCCGTCGAGCTCGGGCTCTCCTCGGAGACGGACGCGCTGATGGCGGGCGACGCGACCCTCCCGCGGGTCCAGGTGTTCTACTCGCAGCTCCAGTACGTCGTCGGCTACAACGGGGTCGCCTCGTTCGTCGACTCGCAGCGGGACGGTCGGACCGAGCGGCAGTTCGGCTACCCGCTCGTCGCGTACGTCGAGACGTTCGACCACAGGGACCCGGGCACGACCGAGTCGGGGCTGTTCTCGGCGAGCGGCGCCGGCGGGTGGACGCCGGTCGGGAAGGCCCGGTACGTCGTCGGCAGCGACGCCGAGGGCCCGTCGGGCGAGGTCGTCGTCCCGTTTCGGGACCGCGAGGCCGCGGCGGCGTTCGCGGACGACCACGGCGGGTCGGTCGTCGGCTGGGAGGCGGTCCGGAGCCGGTCGTTCGACGTCGACACCGCGGCGGTCGTGCGCTCGCTCGCTCCGGAGCGCTGGCTGACGGCGGACGAGCGGTTCGCGGCCGCGGAGCGGCGCGCGGACCGCCCGGTCTCCGTCGTCGTCGGCGAGGACGCCCCCACGATCGACGCCGCGGTCGCGGCGGCGCCGCCGAACACGACGGTCCGCGTCCCGCCCGGGACGTACGAGGAGACCGTGACGGTGAACCGGTCCGTGACGATTGCCGGCGCGGGCAGCGGACGGGACGGGGCGGGGGCGAACCGCGCTCCGGGGAACGAGACCGAGACGACGCGCGTCGTCGGGAACGGAACCGGGTCGGTAGTCACCGTCCGCGCGCCCGACGTCGCGCTCACCGGGCTGCGGATCGCGGGGACGGGGAACCGCACCCGCGACCCGGAGGCGGCCCGCGAGTCGAGCGATCCCGAGGGCGAGGCGTGGGACACGAACATCCAGCTCGGCTACGGCCACGGCGACGCCGGGATCAAGGCGGTCGGCGCGCCGGGGCTCGTCGTCGACGACGTCGCCGTCGACACGAACGCGAGCGGGCTCCTGCTCCGGGAGGGCTCGCACGCGACCGTCAGCGAGCTCGTCGTCAACGGGACCGAGGAGTGGCAGGCCGGGTTCATGGGCATCACCGGGATGGAGTCGCGCGTGACCGTCGACGACAGCCGGTTCGAGGGGGGCCGCGACGGGATCTATCTCCACCGCGCGGACGGCTCGATCGTCCGGAACTCGACGTTCGTCGACAACCGGTACGGGATCCACCTCATGTACACCGGCGACGCGCTGGTCGCGGACAACGCCTTCCGGAACGAGCTGTTCGCCGGAATCACCGTGATGACGCGGCCGGCCGGCAACGCGATCGTCGGGAACGACGTCCACAACTCCAGCGCTGGGATCCAGGCGTCGGGGACGCGGACGTACCTCGGCTACAACACGCTGGTCGGGAACGAGCTCGGCTTCTCCACCAGCGCCCGCGGGTCGCTGTACGAGCACAACGTCGTCGTCGGCAACGAGCTCGGCGCGCGCGCGACGACCGTGGTCCCCTCCAGCCGGGTCGTCGCGAACGACTTCGTCGGCAACGCGGACCACGCGGCGGCCGGGGCCGGGGCGCTTCGCGTGTGGGCCGACGGCGATCGCGGGAACTACTGGGAGGGGGCGAACGTCGGCCCGCTCGCCGCCGGCGACCGGGCGTACCGCCCGACCTCGCCCGTCGACGGCGCGCTCCACCGACACCCGAGCGCGGTCGCGGTCCGCGAGTCGCCCGCGGCGCGGCTGCTCGACCGGCTCCGCGGGACGGTCCCCGGCGCCCGCTCCGGGAGCATCATCGACCCGGTGCCCGCGGCGGCGCCGTACCACCCCGACCGGATCGACGCGGTCACGGGTGCGAACGCCGGAGCCGGACCCGTTCGGACGGACTGGCGGTCCGCGCTCGCGCCGGGCGGGAACGCCAGCGTGACGCCTTCGGTGCGCTCGACGGCGACCGCGGAGGGGGCGGAATGA
- a CDS encoding nitrous oxide reductase accessory protein NosL, whose translation MTSDHPPTRALDRRASVPRRRLLAGVAAAGAAAVAGCAGGGSNSISPVSIDDEQACDQCGMIVADHPGTVGQVHFEDAEPEGGRPAQFCSATCTYTYRFDAENAGRTPVATFLTDYSAVDQEVFEEGGDTMFSSHVESDAFAREPALTVVARSEVIGAMGPDLIPFSEEGDVDDFVAEYGGEALPATEVDRATLEAL comes from the coding sequence ATGACGAGCGACCACCCGCCGACGAGGGCACTCGACCGACGCGCGAGCGTCCCCCGGCGACGCCTGCTCGCCGGGGTCGCTGCCGCCGGTGCCGCCGCTGTCGCCGGCTGCGCCGGGGGCGGATCGAACTCGATATCGCCCGTCTCGATCGACGACGAGCAGGCCTGCGACCAGTGCGGGATGATCGTCGCGGATCACCCCGGGACGGTCGGGCAGGTCCACTTCGAGGACGCCGAACCGGAGGGCGGCCGCCCGGCGCAGTTCTGTAGCGCCACCTGTACGTACACGTACCGCTTCGACGCCGAGAACGCCGGACGGACGCCGGTCGCGACCTTCCTCACCGACTACTCGGCGGTCGATCAGGAGGTGTTCGAGGAGGGCGGCGACACGATGTTCTCCTCGCACGTCGAGAGCGACGCGTTCGCCCGCGAGCCGGCCCTCACGGTCGTCGCGCGCAGCGAGGTGATCGGCGCGATGGGACCGGACCTGATCCCGTTCAGCGAGGAGGGCGACGTCGACGACTTCGTCGCGGAGTACGGCGGGGAGGCGCTGCCCGCGACCGAGGTGGACCGCGCGACGCTGGAGGCTTTATAA
- the carB gene encoding carbamoyl-phosphate synthase large subunit, producing MSEDRTILLIGSGPIQIGQAAEFDYSGAQACRALQEEGARVVLVNSNPATIMTDPETADRVYIEPITPEAIAEVIRIEEPDGVIAGLGGQTGLNVTAELAEEGILEEHDVEVMGTPLDTIYATEDRDLFRRRMEDLGQPVPKSTTISLDDDESVTDFDEEYFRERVQDAVDAVGGLPVIARTTYTLGGSGSGVVDEFEELVERVRKGLRLSRNSEVLVTESISGWVELEYEVMRDADDSCIIICNMENIDPMGIHTGESTVVTPSQVIPDDGHQEMRDAALEVIRDLGIQGGCNIQFAWHDDGTPGGEYRVVEVNPRVSRSSALASKATGYPIARVTAKVALGKRLHEIDNEITGETTAAFEPAIDYVVTKVPRWPIDKFDDVDFELGTAMKSTGEAMSIGRTFEESMVKALRSSEYDPAVDFDEVDDAELESEYLERPSPDRPYAMFEAFDRGYAVDDVIDLTGIHRWYVERFEKIADGTAAAAEGDFTEAAMVGRTDAEIAATATAGGVDADVGRVESEVPDRTYKQVDTCAGEFEASTPYYYSARLPEFLQGADTAGAADEVRVDPDVESVVVVGGGPIRIGQGVEFDYCAVHAVRALRELGIDAHVINNNPETVSTDYDTSDGLFFEPISAEEVADVIETTGADGVMVQFGGQTSVNVGEPLKAEIDRRGLDCEILGTSVEAMDLAEDRDRFNVLMDELGVAQPEGGTATSEAEALELAHGIGYPVLVRPSYVLGGRAMRVVEDDAELEEYIEEAVRVSPDKPILVDQFLDDAVELDVDAVADGEDVLLGGVMEHVESAGVHSGDSACMIPPRSLGEETLGRVREVTEDIARALDTVGLLNVQLAVTGVGDPDAESEVYVLEANPRSSRTVPFVSKATGVPIAKLAAKVMTDDLTLADLDVDEQIPEHRSVKEVVLPFDRLPGSDPRLGPEMKSTGEVMGTATSFGKAYDKAQDSTGKPIPESGTAVVDLSAEEFPDPGTEAGEALVAGYAEHFELSEATDLIEAARRGELDLIVSRQRDLLEVAVEEEITYFSTHASAKAALEALDHAGDDLDVMAVSDRPKRVEQWGGE from the coding sequence ATGAGCGAGGACCGGACGATTCTCCTTATCGGCAGCGGACCGATCCAGATCGGACAGGCGGCCGAGTTCGACTACTCCGGCGCGCAGGCGTGTCGCGCCCTCCAAGAGGAGGGCGCCCGCGTCGTCTTGGTGAACTCGAACCCCGCGACGATCATGACCGACCCCGAGACGGCCGACCGGGTGTACATCGAGCCGATCACGCCGGAGGCCATCGCGGAGGTCATCCGCATCGAGGAGCCCGACGGCGTCATCGCGGGGCTCGGCGGCCAGACCGGCCTCAACGTCACCGCCGAGCTCGCCGAGGAGGGGATCTTAGAGGAGCACGACGTCGAGGTGATGGGGACGCCGCTCGACACCATCTACGCGACGGAGGACCGCGACCTCTTCCGCCGGCGCATGGAGGACCTCGGCCAGCCGGTGCCGAAGTCGACCACCATCTCGCTGGACGACGACGAGTCGGTCACCGACTTCGACGAGGAGTACTTCCGCGAGCGCGTTCAGGACGCGGTCGACGCGGTCGGCGGCCTCCCGGTCATCGCCCGGACGACGTACACCCTCGGCGGCTCCGGCTCCGGCGTCGTCGACGAGTTCGAGGAGCTCGTCGAGCGCGTCCGCAAGGGGCTCCGCCTCTCGCGGAACAGCGAGGTGCTGGTGACGGAGTCCATCTCCGGCTGGGTCGAGTTAGAGTACGAGGTGATGCGGGACGCGGACGACTCCTGTATCATCATCTGCAACATGGAGAACATCGACCCGATGGGGATCCACACCGGCGAGTCGACGGTCGTCACCCCCTCGCAGGTGATCCCCGACGACGGCCACCAGGAGATGCGCGACGCGGCGCTCGAAGTAATTCGGGACCTGGGCATTCAGGGCGGTTGCAACATCCAGTTCGCGTGGCACGACGACGGCACCCCCGGCGGCGAGTACCGCGTCGTCGAGGTGAACCCGCGCGTCTCCCGTTCCTCCGCGCTGGCGTCGAAGGCGACCGGCTACCCGATCGCCCGCGTCACGGCGAAGGTCGCCCTCGGCAAGCGCCTCCACGAGATCGACAACGAGATCACCGGCGAGACGACGGCGGCCTTCGAGCCCGCCATCGACTACGTGGTGACGAAGGTGCCGCGCTGGCCCATCGACAAGTTCGACGACGTGGACTTCGAGCTCGGCACGGCGATGAAGTCCACCGGCGAGGCGATGTCGATCGGCCGGACGTTCGAGGAGAGCATGGTGAAGGCGCTGCGCTCCTCGGAGTACGACCCCGCGGTCGACTTCGACGAGGTGGACGACGCCGAGCTGGAGTCGGAGTACCTCGAACGCCCGAGCCCGGACCGCCCGTACGCGATGTTCGAGGCGTTCGACCGCGGCTACGCCGTCGACGACGTGATCGACCTCACCGGCATCCACCGCTGGTACGTCGAGCGCTTCGAGAAGATCGCCGACGGCACCGCGGCGGCCGCCGAGGGCGACTTCACCGAGGCGGCGATGGTCGGCCGCACCGACGCCGAGATCGCGGCGACCGCGACGGCCGGCGGCGTCGACGCCGACGTGGGGCGGGTCGAGAGCGAGGTCCCGGACCGCACCTACAAGCAGGTCGACACCTGCGCGGGCGAGTTCGAGGCCTCGACGCCGTACTACTACTCCGCGCGCCTGCCGGAGTTCCTTCAGGGCGCCGACACCGCGGGCGCGGCGGACGAGGTCCGCGTCGACCCGGACGTGGAGAGCGTCGTGGTCGTCGGCGGCGGCCCGATCCGCATCGGGCAGGGCGTCGAGTTCGACTACTGCGCGGTCCACGCGGTGCGCGCGCTCCGCGAGCTCGGCATCGACGCGCACGTGATCAACAACAACCCCGAGACGGTGTCGACGGACTACGACACCTCCGACGGGCTGTTCTTCGAACCCATCTCCGCCGAGGAGGTCGCCGACGTGATCGAGACGACCGGCGCCGACGGCGTGATGGTCCAGTTCGGCGGGCAGACCTCCGTCAACGTGGGCGAGCCCCTCAAGGCGGAGATCGACCGCCGCGGGCTCGACTGCGAGATCCTGGGCACGAGCGTCGAGGCGATGGACCTCGCGGAGGACCGCGACCGGTTCAACGTCCTGATGGACGAGCTGGGCGTCGCCCAGCCCGAGGGCGGCACCGCGACGAGCGAGGCGGAGGCGCTGGAGCTCGCCCACGGGATCGGCTACCCCGTCCTCGTGCGCCCCTCCTACGTGCTCGGCGGCCGCGCGATGCGCGTGGTCGAGGACGACGCCGAGCTGGAGGAGTACATCGAGGAGGCGGTGCGCGTCTCTCCCGACAAGCCCATCCTCGTCGACCAGTTCCTCGACGACGCGGTCGAACTGGACGTCGACGCCGTCGCGGACGGGGAGGACGTCCTCCTCGGCGGCGTGATGGAACACGTCGAGAGCGCGGGCGTCCACTCGGGCGACTCCGCGTGCATGATCCCGCCGCGCTCGCTCGGCGAGGAGACGCTCGGTCGGGTCCGCGAGGTCACCGAGGACATCGCCCGCGCGCTCGACACGGTCGGCCTGCTCAACGTCCAGCTCGCGGTGACGGGCGTCGGCGACCCCGACGCCGAAAGCGAGGTGTACGTGTTGGAGGCGAACCCGCGCTCCTCGCGCACCGTCCCGTTCGTCTCGAAGGCGACCGGCGTCCCCATCGCCAAGCTCGCGGCGAAGGTGATGACCGACGACCTGACGCTCGCCGACCTCGACGTCGACGAGCAGATCCCCGAACACCGCTCCGTGAAGGAGGTCGTCCTCCCGTTCGACCGCCTGCCGGGCTCCGACCCGCGGCTCGGCCCTGAGATGAAGTCCACCGGCGAGGTGATGGGCACCGCGACCTCCTTCGGCAAGGCGTACGACAAGGCGCAGGACTCGACCGGCAAGCCGATCCCGGAGTCCGGCACCGCCGTCGTCGACCTCTCGGCCGAGGAGTTCCCGGACCCGGGCACCGAGGCGGGCGAGGCGCTCGTCGCGGGGTACGCGGAGCACTTCGAGCTGAGCGAGGCGACGGACCTGATCGAGGCCGCGAGGCGCGGCGAGCTCGACCTCATCGTCTCGCGCCAGCGCGACCTGCTGGAGGTCGCGGTCGAGGAGGAGATCACTTACTTCTCGACGCACGCCTCGGCGAAGGCGGCGCTCGAAGCCCTCGACCACGCGGGCGACGACCTCGACGTGATGGCGGTGTCCGACCGCCCGAAGCGCGTCGAGCAGTGGGGCGGCGAGTAG